A section of the Bifidobacterium sp. ESL0728 genome encodes:
- a CDS encoding acyl-CoA dehydratase activase-related protein: MADVMETKTTEHEVTPLRVGLDIGSTTVKAVVLDKSNDLKDVLFADYRRHNANVRATVAGLLRDIKKQLEEEGRGCQPINLAITGSGGLGLADDMHVPFVQEVIAETKAIDQVYPEADVIIELGGEDAKITYLKPTPEQRMNGSCAGGTGAFIDQMATLLDTDASGLNDMAKDYKLLYPIASRCGVFAKSDLQPLINDGADKPDLAASIFSAVATQTIAGLASGRPIHGNVVFLGGPLFFLSELREAFARALEGKVDKFIVPENAHLYVAYGSALMCGDDNELDSGQHFEPHSCQEIIDDLEALKNKPVDTATMPPLFPTEEDRRKFNERHGKEQVKVGTLEGAKGPHFLGIDAGSTTIKATLINDDREIVWSSYGTNDGSPLDAAVEIVRKIENALPPEAWIARSCATGYGEGLITTGLHLDEGVVETMAHYRGAEMVSPGVTAVIDIGGQDMKYLAIADGVIDSISVNEACSSGCGSFLQTFAYSMGLTIEEFTQAALNSDHPVDLGSRCTVFMNSSVKQAQKEGASVENIAAGLCYSVVRNALYKVIKLRDSGQLGDTIEVQGGTFLNDAVLRAFELLTGKEVTRPNIAGLMGAFGAALTARMHYEDAHDTDETAEHTKSTIVQGEELDHLSMTSERDVCKRCQNRCKLTITTFQDGSRYVTGNRCERGADAKAERSDRPNLYDYKYKRVFAYRRLTDKKAYRGEIGIPRVLNMYENYPFWFTLLTNLGFKVRLSGRSSHELFQSGIESIASENICYPAKMVHGHIKWLLDRGVKTIFYPCVSYEENLVEGNTDNHYNCPIVANYPVVIEANMAELREPGIRYMRPYFNLADHELMVDRIVEEFAWTNVTREEAEKAVKAAYAEDKIFKHDVQQEGLRALAYMKEHNCRGIVLAGRPYHIDPEINHGIPETICSLGMAVLSEDSICELQPGENLHLSEYLSKGEKDPKAKDEGGFREVGDRKVINMPLRVANQWAYHSRLYAAANFVASYPGLELVQLNSFGCGIDAITTDQVSEILADKADVYTLLKIDEVSNLGAAKIRLRSLKAAVEEREANKAKLEAKSVANAPNKEGAMEPAQMTAEDTTKKAAEAKAREEAAAKREAELKDAESKLEAAKAQLAAAQAAVDAAQNKAETAKQDAEASSDTSEDSDNAEVPADKQGEFRKTGSAAPTPGRQVLLDSVMKANPKLTESMKEASRRANGETVAIGTAKTDRANVTSKTGNKPADGKIGKRNKGTITAYAHKVRFQKDMRRDYTIVAPQMSPVHMSLVEAVIRSGGYKFDVLKMADQQDVETGLKYVNNDACYPAIMVVGQLVDSIIKGKYDPDKVCLAITQTGGMCRATNYYGLIRKALVDAGYPQVPVIALSTQGIEDNPGFTATPTLLWRAIKALVIGDLLMKCHYRVRPYEKVKGSANRLYEMWDKIVRETIEHHGHSTTAKRKIGKGYLPYQTLLKEIVKSFDSLPLRNIPRKPRVGVVGEILVKYHPDANNHLVDVIESQDCEAVVPGIMEFMTTGPYITDWKERNLGMGGNQKAYAVMRWGLDRIMNPVRRAIDTAHGKFSQDTPMPELVQLASTVTSIGVQAGEGWLLTGEILELIKSGCPNVVCAQPFACLPNHVTGRGMFGKIRRLHPEANIVSIDYDPGASAANQLNRIKLMIAAAKKNEQKLEKAD; the protein is encoded by the coding sequence ATGGCTGACGTGATGGAAACCAAGACGACGGAGCATGAAGTTACGCCCCTGCGAGTCGGGCTCGATATCGGTTCAACTACGGTCAAGGCCGTTGTGCTCGACAAAAGCAACGACCTGAAGGACGTGCTGTTCGCGGATTATCGGCGGCACAACGCCAATGTACGCGCCACGGTGGCAGGGCTGCTGCGTGACATCAAGAAACAGCTTGAAGAGGAAGGCCGCGGCTGCCAGCCGATCAATCTTGCCATCACCGGCTCCGGCGGACTGGGGCTGGCCGACGATATGCACGTTCCGTTCGTCCAGGAGGTCATCGCCGAGACCAAGGCCATCGACCAGGTCTATCCCGAAGCCGACGTGATCATCGAACTCGGTGGCGAGGATGCGAAGATTACGTACTTGAAGCCGACCCCCGAGCAGCGTATGAACGGCTCCTGCGCTGGCGGCACCGGTGCGTTCATCGACCAGATGGCCACATTGCTCGATACGGATGCCAGCGGCCTCAACGATATGGCCAAGGACTACAAGCTGCTTTACCCGATTGCTTCGCGTTGCGGTGTGTTCGCCAAGTCCGACTTGCAGCCGCTGATCAACGACGGCGCCGACAAGCCCGATCTGGCCGCCTCCATCTTCTCGGCCGTCGCCACACAGACCATCGCAGGCTTGGCCTCCGGTCGCCCGATTCATGGCAACGTCGTTTTCCTTGGCGGGCCGCTTTTCTTCCTTTCAGAGCTACGCGAAGCCTTTGCCAGAGCGCTGGAAGGCAAGGTCGACAAGTTCATCGTTCCCGAGAACGCCCACCTTTACGTGGCCTACGGCTCCGCGCTGATGTGCGGTGACGACAACGAGCTCGATTCCGGCCAACATTTCGAGCCGCATAGCTGCCAAGAGATCATCGACGACCTCGAAGCCCTCAAGAACAAGCCGGTCGACACCGCCACAATGCCGCCGCTCTTCCCGACCGAAGAGGACCGTCGCAAGTTCAACGAACGCCACGGCAAGGAACAAGTCAAGGTCGGCACGCTCGAAGGTGCCAAAGGCCCGCATTTCCTCGGCATCGACGCCGGTTCCACCACCATCAAGGCGACATTGATCAACGACGACCGTGAGATTGTATGGTCGTCTTATGGCACCAACGACGGCAGCCCGCTCGATGCGGCCGTCGAAATCGTGCGCAAGATCGAAAACGCGCTACCCCCCGAGGCTTGGATTGCCCGCAGCTGCGCCACCGGATACGGCGAAGGGCTGATCACCACCGGCCTGCACTTGGATGAAGGCGTGGTGGAGACCATGGCGCACTATCGCGGCGCCGAAATGGTAAGCCCCGGCGTCACCGCTGTGATCGACATCGGCGGACAGGACATGAAGTACTTGGCCATCGCCGACGGCGTCATCGATTCGATTTCCGTCAACGAAGCGTGCTCGTCAGGCTGCGGCTCGTTCCTGCAGACCTTTGCGTATTCCATGGGTCTGACCATCGAGGAATTCACTCAGGCCGCGCTCAATTCCGACCACCCGGTCGACCTGGGCTCGCGCTGCACCGTGTTCATGAACTCGTCGGTCAAGCAGGCGCAGAAGGAAGGCGCGAGCGTCGAGAACATCGCGGCCGGCCTCTGCTATTCCGTGGTGCGCAACGCGCTCTACAAGGTCATCAAGCTGCGCGATTCCGGCCAGCTCGGCGACACCATCGAGGTGCAGGGCGGCACATTCCTGAACGACGCCGTGTTGCGTGCTTTCGAGCTGTTGACCGGCAAAGAGGTCACCCGGCCGAATATCGCAGGTCTGATGGGTGCGTTTGGTGCGGCGCTGACCGCGCGTATGCATTACGAAGATGCGCACGATACCGATGAAACCGCGGAACATACCAAGTCGACCATCGTGCAGGGCGAGGAACTCGACCATCTCTCGATGACCTCCGAGCGTGACGTGTGCAAGCGTTGCCAGAACCGCTGCAAGCTCACCATCACCACGTTCCAGGACGGCTCGCGCTACGTCACCGGCAACCGCTGCGAACGCGGCGCCGACGCCAAAGCGGAGCGCAGCGACAGGCCGAACCTTTACGATTACAAGTACAAGCGCGTCTTCGCCTACCGTAGGCTTACCGACAAGAAGGCATACCGCGGCGAAATCGGCATTCCGCGAGTGCTCAACATGTACGAGAACTATCCGTTCTGGTTCACCCTTTTGACCAACCTCGGTTTCAAGGTACGGCTTTCCGGCCGAAGCAGCCATGAGCTTTTCCAGTCCGGCATCGAATCCATTGCTTCCGAGAACATCTGTTATCCGGCGAAGATGGTGCATGGACATATCAAGTGGCTGCTCGACCGCGGCGTCAAGACCATTTTCTATCCCTGCGTTTCCTATGAAGAGAACCTGGTCGAGGGCAACACCGACAACCATTACAATTGCCCGATTGTCGCCAATTATCCGGTTGTAATAGAAGCGAATATGGCCGAGCTGCGTGAACCCGGCATCCGCTACATGCGTCCTTACTTCAATCTTGCCGACCATGAGTTGATGGTCGACCGCATCGTTGAGGAATTCGCGTGGACCAACGTCACGCGCGAAGAGGCCGAGAAGGCCGTCAAGGCCGCATACGCCGAAGACAAGATCTTCAAGCACGACGTGCAGCAGGAAGGCCTGCGCGCGCTCGCCTATATGAAGGAGCACAACTGCCGCGGCATCGTGCTCGCCGGCCGTCCCTACCATATCGACCCCGAAATCAACCACGGCATCCCCGAAACCATCTGCTCGCTTGGAATGGCGGTGCTTTCCGAGGATTCCATCTGCGAGCTGCAGCCGGGCGAAAACCTGCATTTGAGCGAATACCTGAGCAAGGGCGAGAAGGACCCCAAGGCCAAGGATGAAGGCGGGTTCCGTGAGGTCGGCGACCGCAAGGTCATCAATATGCCGTTGCGCGTGGCCAATCAGTGGGCCTACCATTCCAGGCTCTATGCGGCGGCGAATTTCGTCGCATCCTACCCGGGGCTTGAGCTTGTGCAGCTCAACTCCTTCGGTTGCGGCATCGACGCCATCACCACCGACCAGGTCAGCGAAATCCTCGCCGACAAGGCCGATGTCTACACATTGCTCAAGATCGACGAGGTCAGCAACCTCGGCGCGGCGAAGATTCGTCTGCGTTCGCTCAAAGCGGCCGTCGAAGAGCGCGAGGCCAACAAGGCCAAGCTTGAAGCGAAGTCCGTTGCAAATGCCCCCAATAAAGAAGGTGCTATGGAACCTGCCCAAATGACCGCCGAAGATACGACCAAGAAGGCCGCCGAGGCGAAGGCTCGCGAAGAGGCCGCCGCCAAGCGCGAAGCCGAGCTGAAGGATGCCGAAAGCAAGCTCGAAGCAGCCAAGGCGCAATTGGCCGCTGCCCAAGCCGCCGTCGATGCTGCTCAGAACAAGGCGGAAACCGCCAAGCAAGATGCCGAAGCTTCTTCCGATACCTCTGAAGATTCCGATAACGCGGAAGTCCCCGCCGACAAGCAGGGCGAGTTCCGCAAGACCGGTTCCGCAGCCCCGACCCCGGGCCGTCAGGTGCTGCTTGACAGCGTCATGAAGGCGAACCCGAAGCTCACCGAGTCGATGAAGGAAGCCTCGCGTCGCGCCAACGGCGAGACGGTTGCGATCGGCACCGCCAAGACCGACAGGGCCAATGTCACCTCCAAGACGGGCAACAAGCCCGCCGACGGCAAGATCGGCAAGCGTAACAAGGGCACGATTACCGCCTACGCCCACAAGGTGCGTTTCCAGAAGGATATGCGCCGCGACTACACCATTGTCGCCCCGCAGATGAGCCCGGTGCACATGAGCTTGGTGGAGGCAGTGATTCGTTCCGGCGGCTACAAGTTCGACGTGCTCAAGATGGCCGACCAGCAGGACGTGGAGACCGGCCTCAAGTACGTCAACAATGACGCCTGCTACCCGGCCATCATGGTTGTCGGCCAGCTGGTCGATTCGATCATCAAGGGCAAGTACGACCCCGACAAGGTCTGTCTGGCCATCACCCAGACCGGCGGCATGTGCCGTGCGACCAACTACTACGGCCTGATCCGCAAGGCGCTGGTCGACGCGGGCTATCCGCAGGTGCCGGTCATCGCGCTTTCCACCCAAGGCATTGAGGACAACCCCGGTTTCACCGCGACTCCGACACTGCTGTGGCGTGCGATCAAGGCGCTGGTCATCGGCGATTTGCTGATGAAATGCCATTACCGCGTGCGTCCTTATGAAAAGGTCAAGGGCAGCGCCAACAGGCTTTACGAGATGTGGGACAAGATCGTGCGCGAGACCATCGAGCACCATGGCCATTCCACGACCGCAAAAAGGAAGATCGGCAAGGGCTATCTGCCGTATCAGACGTTGCTCAAGGAGATCGTCAAGAGCTTCGACTCCCTACCGTTGCGCAACATCCCGCGCAAGCCGCGCGTCGGCGTGGTCGGCGAGATTTTGGTCAAGTATCATCCCGATGCCAACAACCACTTGGTCGACGTCATCGAGTCCCAGGATTGCGAGGCCGTGGTGCCCGGCATCATGGAGTTCATGACCACCGGTCCGTACATCACGGATTGGAAGGAAAGGAACCTTGGCATGGGCGGCAACCAGAAGGCGTACGCCGTGATGCGCTGGGGGCTCGACCGGATCATGAACCCGGTGCGTCGCGCGATTGATACGGCGCATGGCAAATTCAGCCAGGACACTCCGATGCCGGAACTGGTTCAGCTCGCCTCCACCGTCACGTCGATTGGTGTGCAGGCCGGCGAAGGCTGGCTTTTGACCGGCGAGATTCTGGAACTCATCAAGTCCGGTTGCCCGAACGTCGTGTGCGCCCAGCCGTTCGCCTGCCTGCCCAACCACGTCACCGGACGCGGTATGTTCGGCAAGATCCGCAGGCTGCATCCCGAGGCCAACATCGTCTCGATCGACTACGATCCCGGCGCTTCAGCCGCCAACCAGTTGAACCGCATCAAGCTGATGATCGCCGCCGCCAAGAAGAACGAGCAAAAGCTGGAAAAGGCCGACTGA
- the nrdG gene encoding anaerobic ribonucleoside-triphosphate reductase activating protein: MGKLVGGKLHDFAADEQNRGPWIPTKYANNPKAGQWTSDKLSHDMIADYKPLVMTDGEGIRCSVYVSGCPFHCVECFNESIWDFQAGHPYAQDFEDKVIKDLSQGVVQGITYLGGEPLLNTGVLLKLSKRIREEFGGDKDIWCWTGYTWEELMRTGESSDKLELLRYVDVLVDGRYMKDHHDSLLQFRGSSNQRIIDVPASLRAHDETGTLAPVIWPKLHDQHRFIPEVYGKDRSAGEGAAS, encoded by the coding sequence ATGGGAAAGCTGGTAGGCGGCAAGCTGCATGATTTCGCGGCGGACGAGCAGAACCGTGGGCCGTGGATTCCCACGAAGTATGCCAACAACCCGAAGGCGGGGCAGTGGACCAGCGACAAGCTGAGCCACGACATGATCGCCGACTACAAGCCGCTGGTGATGACCGACGGCGAAGGGATCCGCTGCTCCGTTTACGTTTCCGGCTGCCCGTTCCATTGCGTCGAATGCTTCAACGAATCCATCTGGGATTTTCAGGCCGGCCACCCTTATGCGCAGGATTTTGAGGACAAGGTCATCAAAGATCTGTCGCAGGGCGTCGTTCAAGGTATTACGTATCTCGGTGGCGAACCCTTGCTCAATACCGGTGTATTGCTGAAACTCTCCAAGCGTATCCGCGAGGAATTCGGAGGCGACAAAGACATCTGGTGCTGGACCGGCTATACGTGGGAAGAGCTCATGCGTACCGGCGAAAGCTCCGATAAGCTGGAACTTTTGCGTTATGTCGACGTACTGGTGGACGGCCGCTATATGAAGGACCATCACGATTCCCTGCTGCAATTTCGTGGTTCGAGCAACCAGCGCATTATCGATGTGCCGGCATCGTTGCGTGCGCACGATGAGACAGGCACGCTGGCACCCGTGATCTGGCCCAAGCTGCACGACCAGCACCGTTTCATTCCAGAGGTCTACGGTAAGGACCGCTCGGCCGGTGAAGGCGCTGCCAGCTGA
- the nrdD gene encoding anaerobic ribonucleoside-triphosphate reductase: MQAQVLDAPTKPTTATKTVLVEKRDGRIVDFDPVNIIAAVKSAFKDLNKEVGPEEEQMIRDLANGIEGEVKERYSGPAKIEDIQNLVEHGLVENHLYEVARNYTNYRLNKDIDRAKATDINAAVDRLVNKDETLVRENANKDSNVYATQRDLLAGAVSKASAFSMLPKRVANAHMKGDIHFHDADYSPFTAETNCSLPNFADMLHNGFELGNAMMDTPKSIGTAATQITQIIKDIAGDQYGGQTVNRADEMLDEYARKDYQKFLDQAHTMIPDSMPEEVAQQIVDGLKANEPKTLHFDADRKPIPQDTPFHADAPRMEQIREIYAKIMTRKAIYDAMQTMEYQINSNRVSNGQTPFVTVGFGLGTSWFSREITRCIFLVRILGLGRDHHTAIFPKLTYAIKHGINSEPGDPNYDLKQLALECSTKRMYPDILFYENLVKITGSFKAPMGCRSFLPNWTNPDTGKDEEEGRMNLGVVTVNIPRIALESRGDRDRFWKIFDERMDVAHEAMQFRIMRCKQAKPINAPTLYRYGAFGRLDANDNVDQLFNRDRATVSLGYIGLYEATSVFYGKDWMTDHSWDPEGKEFALSIVKKMHDLCAKWAKEEGYHYSLYSTPAESLTDRFNRMDREKFGRVPGVTDHDFYTNSFHYPVWLSPTPMEKLDYEKDFPYYASGGFINYCEFPTLQTNPKALEAVWDYAHNIGIGYLGTNTPIDHCYVCGFEGDFEPTEEGFKCPECGNADPDKCNVTKRTCGYLGNPVQRPMVHGRHEEITHRAKHMSGETGHVILKDGTEREWYEEAK; this comes from the coding sequence ATGCAGGCTCAGGTTCTGGATGCGCCCACGAAGCCGACGACGGCGACGAAAACCGTGTTGGTCGAAAAGCGTGATGGACGGATTGTTGATTTTGACCCGGTGAATATCATCGCAGCTGTCAAGTCTGCTTTCAAGGACCTCAACAAGGAAGTTGGTCCCGAAGAGGAGCAGATGATCCGCGATCTTGCCAACGGCATCGAAGGCGAGGTCAAGGAACGTTACAGCGGACCGGCCAAAATCGAGGATATCCAGAACCTCGTCGAGCACGGCCTGGTGGAAAATCACCTCTATGAGGTGGCTCGCAACTACACCAACTATCGCCTGAACAAAGACATCGACCGTGCCAAGGCCACCGATATCAACGCCGCCGTCGACCGCTTGGTCAACAAGGATGAGACGCTGGTGCGCGAGAACGCCAACAAGGATTCCAACGTCTACGCCACCCAGCGCGATCTGCTTGCCGGCGCCGTCTCCAAGGCCTCGGCTTTCTCGATGCTCCCGAAGCGCGTCGCCAACGCCCACATGAAGGGCGACATTCACTTCCACGACGCCGATTATTCGCCGTTCACCGCCGAGACCAACTGCAGCCTGCCGAATTTCGCCGACATGCTCCACAACGGTTTCGAGCTGGGCAACGCGATGATGGACACCCCGAAGTCCATCGGCACCGCCGCCACGCAGATCACACAGATCATCAAGGACATCGCGGGCGACCAGTACGGCGGCCAGACCGTCAACCGCGCCGACGAGATGCTTGACGAATACGCCCGCAAGGATTACCAGAAGTTCCTCGACCAGGCCCACACCATGATTCCGGATTCCATGCCGGAAGAGGTTGCCCAGCAAATCGTCGACGGACTCAAGGCCAACGAGCCCAAGACCCTGCACTTCGACGCCGACCGCAAGCCGATTCCGCAGGACACCCCGTTCCACGCCGATGCACCGCGCATGGAGCAGATTCGCGAGATCTACGCCAAGATCATGACCCGCAAGGCCATCTACGACGCCATGCAGACCATGGAATATCAGATCAATTCCAACCGCGTCTCCAACGGCCAGACCCCGTTCGTCACCGTCGGCTTCGGTCTCGGCACCTCATGGTTCTCCCGCGAAATCACCCGCTGCATCTTCCTGGTGCGTATCCTCGGCCTCGGCCGCGACCACCACACCGCGATCTTCCCGAAGCTCACCTATGCCATCAAGCACGGCATCAACTCCGAGCCTGGCGACCCGAACTACGACTTGAAGCAGCTCGCGCTCGAGTGCTCCACCAAGCGTATGTACCCCGACATTCTCTTCTACGAGAACCTCGTCAAGATCACCGGCTCCTTCAAGGCGCCGATGGGTTGCCGTTCGTTCCTGCCCAACTGGACCAACCCGGACACCGGCAAGGACGAAGAGGAGGGCCGTATGAACCTTGGAGTCGTTACCGTCAACATTCCGCGCATCGCGCTGGAATCGCGCGGCGACAGGGACCGTTTCTGGAAGATCTTCGACGAGCGCATGGATGTCGCTCACGAAGCCATGCAGTTCCGCATCATGCGCTGCAAGCAGGCCAAGCCTATCAACGCCCCGACGCTCTATCGCTATGGTGCCTTCGGCCGCTTGGATGCCAACGACAACGTCGACCAGCTTTTCAACCGTGATCGCGCCACCGTATCTCTCGGCTATATCGGCCTGTACGAAGCGACCAGCGTCTTCTATGGCAAGGATTGGATGACCGATCACAGCTGGGATCCGGAAGGCAAGGAGTTCGCGCTTTCTATCGTCAAGAAGATGCACGATCTGTGCGCCAAGTGGGCCAAGGAAGAGGGCTATCACTATTCGCTCTATTCCACGCCCGCCGAATCGCTGACCGACCGCTTCAACCGCATGGATCGCGAGAAGTTCGGCCGCGTGCCGGGAGTCACCGACCACGACTTCTACACCAACTCCTTCCATTATCCGGTCTGGCTTTCGCCGACCCCGATGGAGAAGCTCGACTACGAGAAGGACTTCCCGTATTACGCTTCCGGCGGGTTCATCAACTACTGCGAGTTCCCGACCCTGCAGACCAATCCGAAGGCGCTCGAAGCCGTGTGGGATTACGCCCACAACATCGGCATCGGCTACCTCGGCACCAACACCCCGATCGATCACTGCTATGTCTGTGGTTTCGAAGGCGACTTCGAGCCGACCGAAGAGGGCTTCAAGTGCCCCGAGTGCGGCAATGCCGACCCCGACAAGTGCAACGTCACCAAGCGCACCTGCGGTTACCTCGGCAACCCGGTGCAGCGCCCGATGGTGCACGGCCGCCACGAGGAGATCACCCATCGCGCCAAGCACATGAGCGGCGAGACCGGCCACGTGATCCTGAAGGACGGCACCGAGCGCGAATGGTACGAAGAAGCCAAGTAG
- the xseA gene encoding exodeoxyribonuclease VII large subunit, with product MTFNTSYGYSASTQAGAPVQGSGANGQGLKPLDQLPRLARDTTPENPWPVSVVSQKYHDAVKRWPGSWVEGQIVEINMRRASSGYITLRDNFEDISISVMGFRNFVAMASNFRQGDRVVIHGKPDVWVKATRLSFVADDIRRIGAGDLKAQIDELRKKLKGEGLFDQDNKVELPEFPKCIGLICAPQARAEGDVITNVNLRWPAVKFKVVHAHVQGVQCPSDVIAAIQKLDADPEVDVIIVARGGGSFEDLIGFSDEGVVRATAACETPIISAVGHEDDWTLIDLAADLRASTPTDAAKKAVPDVREQWQLIANARAQMNMRVRARVNNEIRVIEGYASRPSLTRPQTMLEPHQRFLDESRQRMQLGLTRLVDDASLTIEKLHASLNALSPQSTLDRGYAVVQAANGHVLDDATEVSPGDILTLTLKKGEVVTEAKTVNPA from the coding sequence ATGACATTCAATACGAGTTACGGGTATTCGGCATCAACCCAAGCCGGCGCACCCGTGCAGGGCTCAGGGGCGAACGGGCAAGGCCTGAAACCTTTGGATCAGCTGCCGCGTTTGGCTCGCGACACCACGCCGGAGAACCCGTGGCCGGTCAGCGTAGTCAGCCAGAAATACCACGACGCCGTGAAGCGCTGGCCGGGTTCGTGGGTCGAAGGACAGATCGTCGAAATCAACATGCGCCGCGCCAGTTCCGGCTATATCACCCTGCGCGATAATTTCGAGGATATCTCGATATCGGTGATGGGCTTTCGCAATTTCGTGGCGATGGCCTCGAATTTCCGCCAAGGCGACCGTGTGGTCATCCACGGCAAGCCCGACGTCTGGGTCAAAGCCACGCGCCTGAGTTTTGTGGCCGACGATATCCGTCGCATCGGTGCAGGCGACCTCAAGGCGCAGATTGATGAACTGCGCAAAAAGCTCAAGGGCGAAGGCCTGTTCGACCAAGACAATAAGGTCGAGCTGCCGGAATTCCCGAAATGCATAGGCCTCATCTGCGCCCCGCAGGCACGTGCGGAAGGCGATGTCATCACCAACGTCAATCTGCGCTGGCCGGCCGTGAAGTTCAAGGTCGTTCACGCCCACGTCCAAGGCGTGCAATGCCCATCTGACGTGATTGCTGCCATCCAGAAGCTTGACGCCGACCCCGAGGTCGATGTCATCATCGTCGCCCGCGGCGGCGGGAGTTTCGAGGACCTGATCGGCTTCTCCGACGAAGGCGTGGTGCGTGCCACTGCAGCGTGCGAGACCCCTATTATTTCGGCCGTGGGCCACGAGGACGATTGGACGTTGATCGACCTTGCGGCCGACCTGCGCGCCTCCACCCCCACCGACGCCGCGAAGAAAGCGGTGCCGGACGTGCGTGAGCAGTGGCAGCTCATCGCCAATGCCCGTGCGCAGATGAACATGCGAGTGCGCGCCCGGGTCAACAACGAGATCCGTGTCATCGAAGGCTACGCGAGCCGACCGAGTCTCACCCGCCCGCAGACGATGCTCGAACCACACCAGCGTTTCCTCGACGAATCGAGGCAGCGCATGCAACTTGGACTCACCAGACTCGTCGACGATGCCAGCCTGACTATCGAGAAGCTGCACGCCAGCCTGAACGCCTTGAGCCCGCAATCCACGCTCGATCGCGGGTACGCAGTGGTGCAGGCGGCCAACGGGCACGTGCTCGACGACGCAACGGAGGTTTCTCCCGGTGACATACTGACCTTGACCTTGAAGAAGGGCGAGGTGGTCACCGAGGCGAAAACCGTCAATCCGGCATAG
- a CDS encoding exodeoxyribonuclease VII small subunit, translating to MAATKDSETNNKAKTQQASAPASSLTDKERDQIAQMPYEEARDNLIKAVQALEAGGLNLDQSMHQWEVGEALAKRAQSLLNEVRAKLENAEAEQQSTAATAGTQSNLE from the coding sequence ATGGCAGCAACCAAGGATTCGGAAACCAACAACAAAGCCAAGACCCAGCAGGCCTCGGCCCCCGCTTCAAGCCTCACCGACAAAGAACGCGACCAGATCGCCCAAATGCCATATGAGGAAGCGCGCGACAACCTCATCAAGGCCGTGCAGGCGCTCGAAGCCGGCGGCCTCAACCTCGACCAGTCGATGCATCAGTGGGAAGTCGGCGAGGCTCTGGCCAAACGCGCACAAAGCCTCTTAAACGAGGTACGCGCCAAACTCGAGAACGCTGAAGCCGAACAGCAGTCCACGGCTGCGACGGCTGGGACGCAATCTAATCTTGAGTAG